ATTTGTCTCCATCAAATTTGGTGACAATGCGATTGAATTTACTTCGATTCAGAAACGAAACCAGTTGAGCAAAAACGTATTTGTCTTGATACATATGCAATCAGATTAATCTGATGCAAAACTAAAAATTCAAGTCCGTTCGCTCGCGAAATGCTTATAACCAACTAAATTTCAAATACTTCAAAGACCATTTTTAGATTTTAATGGGACAGTAATGGTTTTTAGTATCGGAAAAACCCGGAAAAGGATGGATTGATGTATTCATAAGAATGATTGGTATAAAACGATTTGTGACGATGTGGTTAAAACTCTGTGTTTTTCACTGCAAAAGTAGCAATATAACCAATGCTACAACTTGTATGTCATTCTTCTTAGGTTTGAAAATAAAACAATGGCATACTGTTCTACTCTTGCTCCGATAAATACCCGATATAATACCGGAGAGATTTAATTTTGTTTCAATAATGACCTATTAGACTTATCTTTGCACTTTGAAATACAGCAAAGGCCTCATCCAGACTCAAACCTTTGCTATATCCAAACAAGTAATGGTAAAAAAACTGGTTCAATCTTTCGATCAGGTTTCGATATTCAAATACTTCATCAAATGGCTGGTGTTGGTACTCCCGGTGGCCCTGGTAGTAGGTTCGTTGGTGGCGCTATTCCTGTGGCTACTCGATGTGGCTACACAGACCCGTTGGCAAAACGGTTGGCTGCTCTACTTCCTTCCATTTATCGGTATGGGTATTGTAGCATTATACCGCTTCAAAGGAAAAAATGCTGAAGCGGGCAACAACCTGATCATGGATGAAATC
The nucleotide sequence above comes from Parabacteroides sp. FAFU027. Encoded proteins:
- a CDS encoding DUF4372 domain-containing protein → MYQDKYVFAQLVSFLNRSKFNRIVTKFDGDK